The following are encoded in a window of Caloenas nicobarica isolate bCalNic1 chromosome 32, bCalNic1.hap1, whole genome shotgun sequence genomic DNA:
- the LOC136000343 gene encoding olfactory receptor 14J1-like, which translates to MSNSSSITQFLLLAFTDTRELQLLHFWLFLGIYLAALLGNGLIITTIACDQHLHTPMYFFLLNLSLLDLGSISTTVPKSMASSLWDTRVISYAGCAAQVFFVCFLISAEYSLLTFMSYDRYVAICKPLHYGTLLGSRACVHMAAAAWASGFLNALLHTANTFSLPLCKGNALDQFFCEIPQILKLSCSHSYSREAGLLVVCVCLGFGCFVFIVVSYVQILRAVLRIPSEQGRHKAFSTCLPHLAVVSLFLSTVMFAYLKTPSISYPSLDLVVSVLYSVVPPAVNPLIYSMRNQEFKDALWKLIS; encoded by the coding sequence atgtccaacagcagctccatcacccagttcctcctcctggcgttcacagacacacgggagctgcagctcttgcacttctggctcttcctgggcatctacctggctgccctcctgggcaacggcctcatcatcaccaccatagcctgtgaccagcacctccacacccccatgtacttcttcctcctcaacctctccctccttgacctgggttccatctccaccactgtccccaaatccatggccagctCTCTttgggataccagggtcatttcctatgcgggatgtgctgcccaggtcttctttgtgtgtttcttgattagtgcagagtattctcttctcaccttcatgtcctatgaccgctatgttgccatctgcaaacccctgcactacgggaccctcctgggcagcagagcttgtgtccacatggcagcagctgcctgggccagtgggtttctcaatgctctgctgcacacagccaatacattttcactgccactgtgcaagggcaatgccctggaccagttcttctgtgaaatcccccagatcctcaagctctcctgctcacactcctactccagggaagctgggctccttgtggtttgtgtctgtttaggatttgggtgttttgtgttcattgtggtgtcctatgtgcagatcttgagggccgtgctgaggatcccctctgagcagggacggcacaaagccttttccacgtgcctccctcacctggccgtggtctctctgttcctcagcactgtCATGTTTGCCTACCTAAAAACTCCCTCCATCTCCTACccttccctggacctggtggtgtctgttctgtactcggtggtgcctccagcagtgaatcccctcatctacagcatgaggaaccaggagttcaaggatgccctgtggaaactcatatcttag